The following is a genomic window from candidate division KSB1 bacterium.
GAAGAAGCAAAGGAAAGATTCAGAAGTTTTGATACCATTTGCAGTGCAACACAAGACCGCCAAGATGCGATTATTGAGTTACTCAAAACAAAATCTTTGGATTTAATGCTGATTATCGGTGGTTATAACAGCAGCAATACCGGCCATCTCGTGGAAATCGCCAGCCAATACATTCCTTCGTTTCATATTGAAGGCAGCATCTCTTTACTCAGTGCCACAGAAATTGAACACAAGCTGCCGTTTAAAAAAGATATCGTAATCGAAACGAATTGGCTTAAGAAAGGACCTCTAAGAATAGGGTTTACTGCAGGAGCATCAACACCAAACAGCCGGATAGGAGAGGTTCTTTATCGGTTCTTAAGTTTTCGAAATGTTTTAGCCGAATCAATAAATTCGTTAATCTTTGAAAAAGCAATTGTGAACTAGCTATTGATGAATAAAACCATAAACCAATTAGTTTTTAAAAATGATGTCAATATCTTCTGGAACTTGACATCATTTCAAATATTTAATACCTTAGTATACGAATTTTTTAATCTGATTTATCTTAGAAAGGAAAAAACATGATAACAATTTCCGACAAAGCCCGTGACGAGCTTAAGCGAATAATGAAATCAGAAAGCAAAGAAGGCCATGGCATAAAGATAGCTGTTAAAGGTGGAGGATGTTCCGGATTGAGCTATTTTATGGATTTGGTCCCCAAAGCCGAAGAAAGCGACATGAAATTGGAAGACAATGGAATTCAATTGTTTGTTGATCTGGGAAGCACACTTTATTTAGACGGAACTGTCCTTGAGTTTTCGGATGGATTGAATGGGACAGGGTTTGTATTCAATAACCCAAATGCGACCAGAACATGCGGTTGCGGGCAATCCTTTTCTGCGTAACCCGGAGATTAAATGCAAAGAGTCGGCTCAGTTCCCAAAACTCAAACCATTGATATAGCTGAATTTTTCGACGGTGGAATTATTCGTGAAAAAAGTTTTCGTGAGAAGGTAGATGGGTTTGATTGGATATCCTATCAAGATAAGAAAGTTGTGATCAAGGGATGCGACAAAGTACCCGTACCAACATGGGCTTATCTTTCTCTAGTTGCACACTTGGCGCCCTATGCAAGCCGTATTTTTTGGGGTGAACCATGCAGTGCGGTTTTAGTGTACAAAAAGAATTCCAAATAGTTTATTCTGCCAATAACTAAATTGTCAAAATGCTGCGCTTAACGAAAAAAATCGAATATGGTTTAATCGCTCTTAAGCACATAAGCTGCAAATCGAAAGACAATATTTATAACGCTAAAGAGATTGCAGAATGTGCACAAATACCAAAAGAATTGCTGGCTAAAGTTCTTCAGCAATTAACCCGCGCAGAAATCATAAGATCCGTACAAGGCCCCCGGGGTGGATATGTATTAATCTGTGCGCTTCAAGAAATCTCCCTTGCTAAATTCATAACCGTTCTTGAAGGAGAATACGGTCTGGTTCAATGTGCATCAGAAACCAAAGACAATTGCTATTTGATTGATTGCTGCAATATCCGATCACCGCTTTTGAAGATTAATCAACAGTTAAAAATATTTCTCGATAATATTACTTTAAGCGAAATCCTTTTAACGGAATTGGAATTACCTGTAGCAGTTGTCAAATCCTAAAATATGTATTGATCTAAATAATTTTTATTAGAGAGCAACCCTGTTGGGATTATATCGTATCTGATTTACTTTTAATCATTTGAATTCAAATCTACTAACAATTTTTGGGTGTTAAATGGATATTCGTGAAAGCACTTACATGGCGCTGGAATCGATGCGCGCCAATAAATTTCGTGCATTTCTTACCATGCTTGGAATAATCATAGGTGTGTGGGCGATTATCGGTGTTCAAACTTTTATTTCAGGTCTAAATCGTTCCGTCGAAGAGCAACTTTCAGTGTTAGGAGCCGGAACATTTTATGTTCAGAAATTCGGAGCCCTCTCTTCCCCACATGATGACAAATACCGAAATCGCAAAGATATTACCTTCGCCCAGGTTCAAGCAGTTCAAAATAAAGCAACTTTGGTCTCCATTGTTTCTCCGACAGTTGTATCATTCGGGAATGTAGTCAAAAATAGAGACAAAAAAACCAACCCGGATGTATTATTTTATGGCGCTAATGAATTTTGGCAAGTGGCAAATTCTTACTATGTTGAAGATGGCCGGTTCTTAACTGCCCAAGATGTCCAACGGCGCTCCAATGTTTGTGCACTGGGCCAGGATGTTGTGGAGAAGCTATTCCCGTTTACAGATCCAATCGGACGAGAAGTTAGACTGGAAGGAAGAAGGTTCACCGTAACGGGTATTTTTGAAGAAAAAGGACAGGTGTTTGGTCAAAGTCAAGATAATTACGTCGTTCTTCCTATAACTACATTTGAGAAATATTTTGGCAAGAAGCGATCGGTTGAATTTGCTGTAAAAGCTAAAAATCCAAAAGAAATGGTTGCAGCAATCGATCAAGTAACGGGTATTCTGCGTGCCGAACGAAAGGTTTCTCCCGGCAAAGAAAATGACTTTGAAATATTAACCAGAGATTCCCTGCTCGAAACATGGAATAGCATAACCAATAATGTTTTCCTGGGCGCTTTGATAATTGCTGGGATGGCTTTGTTGGCCGGCGGTATAGGAAACATGAATATTATGCTTGTCTCAGTTACGGAACGCACCAAAGAAATTGGGATTCGAAAAGCGGTTG
Proteins encoded in this region:
- a CDS encoding Rrf2 family transcriptional regulator — protein: MLRLTKKIEYGLIALKHISCKSKDNIYNAKEIAECAQIPKELLAKVLQQLTRAEIIRSVQGPRGGYVLICALQEISLAKFITVLEGEYGLVQCASETKDNCYLIDCCNIRSPLLKINQQLKIFLDNITLSEILLTELELPVAVVKS
- a CDS encoding DUF2480 family protein, whose product is MQRVGSVPKTQTIDIAEFFDGGIIREKSFREKVDGFDWISYQDKKVVIKGCDKVPVPTWAYLSLVAHLAPYASRIFWGEPCSAVLVYKKNSK
- a CDS encoding ABC transporter permease, giving the protein MDIRESTYMALESMRANKFRAFLTMLGIIIGVWAIIGVQTFISGLNRSVEEQLSVLGAGTFYVQKFGALSSPHDDKYRNRKDITFAQVQAVQNKATLVSIVSPTVVSFGNVVKNRDKKTNPDVLFYGANEFWQVANSYYVEDGRFLTAQDVQRRSNVCALGQDVVEKLFPFTDPIGREVRLEGRRFTVTGIFEEKGQVFGQSQDNYVVLPITTFEKYFGKKRSVEFAVKAKNPKEMVAAIDQVTGILRAERKVSPGKENDFEILTRDSLLETWNSITNNVFLGALIIAGMALLAGGIGNMNIMLVSVTERTKEIGIRKAVGATRREILGQFITEAIILCGVGGIIGVIFGVVSGNLVGMLINWPTTLPVVAALVGFLFSSAVGLISGIYPAVKASRLNPIEALRYE
- a CDS encoding iron-sulfur cluster assembly accessory protein; translated protein: MITISDKARDELKRIMKSESKEGHGIKIAVKGGGCSGLSYFMDLVPKAEESDMKLEDNGIQLFVDLGSTLYLDGTVLEFSDGLNGTGFVFNNPNATRTCGCGQSFSA